Proteins encoded in a region of the Leifsonia sp. PS1209 genome:
- a CDS encoding ABC transporter ATP-binding protein, which yields MDFGRTTVIRDLSFDIARGETFGFLGSNGSGKTTTIRALLGIYQPTAGVLHIDGRPFSPEAGDRLGYLPEERGLYKKESVIDVMVYFGKLKGLGKEQARRWSRGYLERVGIGDKEKVRLDKLSGGQQQKVQLGVTIMNDPELLILDEPTKGFDPVNRRLLMDIIDDQKRSGSTVMMVTHQMEEVERLCDRVILLKDGVSRAYGTVAEVQEQFGGTVVHVDHDGTIPSSPAYTIARDAGGHAELEVANDADTAAILRSLVDAGLDVTRFAPTRKSLDDIFVEVYGADSREAD from the coding sequence ATGGATTTCGGCCGCACCACCGTCATCCGCGACCTCTCCTTCGACATCGCGCGCGGAGAGACGTTCGGCTTCCTCGGCAGCAACGGCTCGGGGAAGACCACCACGATCCGCGCGCTTCTCGGCATCTACCAGCCGACGGCCGGCGTTCTCCACATCGACGGCCGCCCGTTCAGCCCGGAGGCCGGCGACAGGCTCGGCTACCTCCCGGAGGAGCGCGGGCTGTACAAGAAGGAGTCCGTCATCGACGTGATGGTCTACTTCGGCAAGCTCAAGGGCCTCGGCAAGGAGCAGGCCAGGCGCTGGTCCCGCGGCTACCTCGAACGGGTCGGCATCGGCGACAAGGAGAAGGTGCGCCTCGACAAGCTCTCCGGCGGCCAGCAGCAGAAGGTGCAGCTGGGCGTGACGATCATGAACGACCCGGAGCTGCTCATCCTGGACGAGCCGACCAAGGGCTTCGACCCCGTCAACCGACGCCTGCTGATGGACATCATCGACGACCAGAAGCGTTCGGGCTCCACCGTGATGATGGTCACCCACCAGATGGAGGAGGTCGAGCGGCTCTGCGACCGCGTCATCCTCCTCAAGGACGGCGTCTCTCGCGCATACGGCACGGTCGCCGAGGTGCAGGAGCAGTTCGGCGGCACGGTCGTGCACGTCGACCACGACGGCACGATCCCCTCCTCCCCCGCATACACGATCGCCCGGGATGCGGGCGGCCACGCCGAGCTGGAGGTCGCCAACGACGCGGACACCGCCGCGATCCTCCGCTCCCTCGTGGATGCCGGGCTCGACGTGACCCGCTTCGCACCGACCAGGAAGTCGCTCGACGACATCTTCGTCGAAGTGTACGGAGCAGACAGCAGGGAGGCAGACTGA
- a CDS encoding ABC transporter permease, which produces MAQHNLGTVVSFEFLRTVSKRRFWAITLIVPIFAIALISLVVASNVSTAQTADAQKNARFEFQYVDASGLVDPSVARQLGGSPAESSASGIDAVKSGSSAAFFDFPADPAKQTVKVYGADAGLLQNAKYSSAAESVLSASVEKRIDSPTDVAVLRGEVQTSTTTFKDGAVAPGFEAIIPALIFLVAFFIVIVFLGNQMLNSTLEEKENRVTEMILTTINPTSLLVGKVISLFMIGIIQMAVFALPVVVGYLFFREQLSIPSLDLSGLVFEPQKMIVGALILIGGFALFTGTLVAVGAVMPTAKDAAPLFSIVIFSIVIPLYASGFAISNPQSAIVQVLAFFPYTAPITALILNAFGTLPLWQAIVIIVELFVLSAVVLRIAVRLFRYGSIEYTNKVKIRDVLSRRSNSAGTRS; this is translated from the coding sequence ATGGCTCAGCACAACCTCGGGACCGTCGTCTCGTTCGAGTTCCTCCGCACCGTGTCGAAGCGCCGGTTCTGGGCGATCACGCTCATCGTGCCGATCTTCGCCATCGCGCTGATCAGCCTCGTCGTCGCCTCCAACGTGTCCACGGCGCAGACGGCGGACGCTCAGAAGAACGCCCGCTTCGAGTTCCAGTACGTGGATGCGTCCGGGCTGGTCGACCCGTCCGTCGCCCGGCAGCTGGGCGGCTCGCCCGCCGAGAGCAGCGCATCCGGGATCGACGCCGTGAAGTCCGGCAGCTCGGCGGCCTTCTTCGACTTCCCCGCCGACCCGGCGAAGCAGACCGTGAAGGTCTACGGCGCGGACGCCGGGCTGCTGCAGAACGCCAAGTACTCGTCGGCGGCGGAGAGCGTGCTCTCCGCCAGCGTGGAAAAGCGGATCGACTCCCCCACCGACGTCGCCGTGCTGCGCGGCGAGGTGCAGACCTCGACCACCACGTTCAAGGACGGCGCCGTCGCTCCCGGGTTCGAGGCGATCATCCCGGCCCTGATCTTCCTGGTGGCGTTCTTCATCGTCATCGTCTTCCTCGGCAACCAGATGCTGAACTCCACGCTGGAGGAGAAGGAGAACAGGGTCACCGAGATGATCCTGACCACCATCAACCCCACCAGCCTGCTGGTCGGCAAGGTGATCTCGCTGTTCATGATCGGCATCATCCAGATGGCGGTGTTCGCGCTGCCCGTGGTGGTCGGCTACCTGTTCTTCCGGGAGCAGCTGTCCATCCCGAGCCTCGACCTGTCCGGGCTGGTGTTCGAGCCGCAGAAGATGATCGTCGGCGCGCTCATCCTGATCGGCGGGTTCGCGCTGTTCACCGGGACGCTCGTGGCGGTCGGCGCCGTGATGCCGACCGCGAAGGACGCCGCCCCGCTGTTCTCGATCGTGATCTTCTCCATCGTGATCCCGCTCTACGCGTCCGGGTTCGCGATCAGCAACCCGCAGTCGGCGATCGTGCAGGTGCTCGCGTTCTTCCCGTACACCGCGCCGATCACGGCGCTGATCCTGAACGCGTTCGGCACGCTGCCGCTCTGGCAGGCGATCGTCATCATCGTCGAGCTGTTCGTGCTGTCCGCCGTCGTGCTGCGCATCGCGGTGCGCCTGTTCCGCTACGGCTCGATCGAGTACACCAACAAGGTGAAGATCCGGGATGTGCTGAGCCGCCGCTCGAACTCGGCAGGGACGCGGTCCTGA